The Arachidicoccus terrestris genome includes the window TGGACATGAAAGAACACTCAGCAAACAAGTATCCAGATTATGAAAATTCAATTATGGTCTGTTGGGAAACCGCATGACCGCCAGCTATCTGCCAGTATTGAAGAATTTACGGTCCGGCTCCGAAAATATTATCCGGCCGAATGGTTTATTATTGCCCCGCCGAAGCATGCGGCATCCTTACAGATAGCCGATCTGAAAAAACAGGAAGGAGAGCTCGTTTTAAATCAGTTGCAAGCAACAGACTTTCTGGTATTATTGGACGAAAAAGGGAAAATGCTCAGTTCTATTGATCTGGCTGCGTTTATTGAACAAAGAGCCACGGAAAGTACCAAAAGGATTGTATTTTTGATCGGCGGTGCCTTTGGCGTAGATGAGCCGGTCAGAAAAAGAGCCCAGATGGTCTGGAGCCTCTCCAAACTGGTTTTTCCGCATATGCTCGTCCGGCTGATTTTGGCGGAGCAGCTCTATAGAGCCTGCAGTATTATTCGGGGAGAAAAATATCATCACATCTAATTTAACTAGTTCTGGCCGCGCGCACCTGAAAAAATGAATTTATGGAGCATTTAAGTGTTACCCTTGTTATCATAATTATTACTTGTATTGTATCCTTTATGGCTTTTTCTAATGAAGCACTGATGGGAAAGCTGATTTTCTATCCGCCTGCCATCAGTGAGCAAGGTCAATGGTACCGGTTTTTCAGCTGTGGACTGATCCATGGAGATTTTGGTCATCTGGCCTTTAACATGTATGCCTTTTACACCTTCGGTGTCGTCGTAGAAGGAAATTTTGCTTATATATTTGGAAATGGATTTGGCAAACTACTATATCTGATACTGTACATAACAGCTTTATTGGTTTGTTTGTTGCCCACCTATGTAAAGAATAAGGATAACTATGCCTATCAGAGTCTGGGCGCTTCCGGGGCTGTGTCGGCGATTGTATTTGTCAGT containing:
- a CDS encoding 23S rRNA (pseudouridine(1915)-N(3))-methyltransferase RlmH encodes the protein MKIQLWSVGKPHDRQLSASIEEFTVRLRKYYPAEWFIIAPPKHAASLQIADLKKQEGELVLNQLQATDFLVLLDEKGKMLSSIDLAAFIEQRATESTKRIVFLIGGAFGVDEPVRKRAQMVWSLSKLVFPHMLVRLILAEQLYRACSIIRGEKYHHI
- a CDS encoding rhomboid family intramembrane serine protease is translated as MEHLSVTLVIIIITCIVSFMAFSNEALMGKLIFYPPAISEQGQWYRFFSCGLIHGDFGHLAFNMYAFYTFGVVVEGNFAYIFGNGFGKLLYLILYITALLVCLLPTYVKNKDNYAYQSLGASGAVSAIVFVSILLMPTAEIGLIFIPFFSLPSFIFGVIYLIITAWLDKRGSSRINHSAHLYGGLYGIAFLILACQLFSHFNVLAQFILQVRSYFQI